Proteins co-encoded in one Spirosoma endbachense genomic window:
- a CDS encoding M23 family metallopeptidase has translation MRKTAVRWLLAISCLCFTVTAQAQERGRFKKNLTITPKNQYNPNAPVVEQPQKADDPFEQEATQLRFNSQFEPKKELNKVVSEDTSTIDQGEASVVEVIDSVLVGNEWVKIADYYAVWDSRTIDPYNINPLEFNEAIDIKLYDPPANRYWSAPLNEGKMTSNFGYRWGRWHTGTDLDLETGDPVYAAFDGIVRVVGWDGNGYGRYVLVRHYNGLETLYGHMSKQTVETNQLVKAGDQVGLGGNTGRSYGAHLHFETRYEGNPFSPLNIYSFPENSIISDHFLLTGSVWDYLRGGRSASSESSSRPRFKRTVLHRVRSGETLSSIASRYGMSVSALTRKNHLSSRSRIRPGQKLRVN, from the coding sequence ATGAGAAAAACGGCTGTTCGATGGCTCCTGGCCATCAGTTGCCTGTGTTTTACCGTAACGGCACAGGCCCAGGAACGGGGGCGATTTAAGAAAAACCTTACGATTACGCCCAAAAATCAATATAACCCGAATGCACCAGTCGTCGAACAGCCTCAAAAAGCGGACGACCCATTCGAGCAGGAAGCTACCCAACTGCGCTTTAATAGCCAGTTTGAGCCCAAAAAAGAACTTAATAAGGTCGTTAGCGAAGACACCAGCACAATTGATCAGGGTGAAGCCAGCGTTGTTGAAGTGATTGACTCGGTCCTTGTTGGTAATGAGTGGGTTAAAATCGCTGATTATTACGCCGTCTGGGATTCCCGAACCATTGACCCGTATAATATTAATCCACTGGAGTTTAACGAAGCCATCGATATTAAACTCTATGACCCGCCTGCAAACCGCTACTGGTCGGCTCCATTAAACGAAGGGAAAATGACATCGAACTTCGGGTATCGGTGGGGGCGCTGGCATACAGGCACTGATCTCGATCTGGAAACCGGTGACCCGGTCTACGCTGCTTTTGATGGTATCGTGCGCGTAGTGGGCTGGGATGGTAATGGGTATGGCCGCTATGTACTGGTTCGCCACTATAACGGTCTTGAAACGCTTTATGGCCACATGTCCAAGCAAACCGTAGAAACGAATCAACTCGTGAAAGCGGGTGATCAGGTGGGGTTAGGCGGCAATACGGGCCGGAGTTACGGCGCTCACCTGCACTTTGAGACCCGCTACGAAGGCAACCCATTTAGTCCGTTAAACATTTACTCATTTCCGGAAAACTCGATCATCTCTGATCACTTTCTGTTGACTGGGTCCGTGTGGGATTATCTCCGTGGAGGCCGTTCGGCATCCTCCGAATCCAGTTCGCGGCCACGGTTTAAACGAACCGTATTGCATCGCGTCCGGTCGGGCGAAACACTCAGTTCAATCGCCAGTCGCTATGGCATGTCCGTATCAGCATTGACTCGTAAAAATCACCTCTCATCGCGGTCGCGTATCCGACCAGGGCAAAAACTGAGAGTGAATTAG
- a CDS encoding outer membrane beta-barrel protein, with translation MKIFLLVLVIFLVPGDLLAQQSKSGIVTGSVQDTSGRPLGMMSLLLLKATDSTLVKAAVSNARGHYDIGLIPPGTYRMSGSQVGYQKVYSEVFTVGDEQWKIQLLPLTMQEETRQLTNVTVKAQKPFIDQQIDKTVLNVENSIVASGGTALEVLEKAPGVVVDLQSERISLRGRENVLVMIDGKPTYLSGNQVLDLLRNTPSNTVETIELITNPPARYDAAGTAGIINIRLKRNKSSQPLNGNLTTGMGQGRFPKYNTALTLNARKDNWSLFGNYAFDQRDYWSVATIDRRFTSAGQPRLIRQDGYRPIQNTTHTLRLGADYALDKHNTIGVLLNGTSVSNKSQGGTDSDIFKSGVLTTSERTQNDNRRSIDRLAANLNFRHRFDTTGRGSKGRELMVDVDYSDASFRPTEQFETRFLDDQGLETGPRDFQRLTTKSKALIRAAKIDYSHPIDKQTTFEAGWKSSYVTLNNDLLVETKLAENGQNVPWQVDNGRTNQFEYREIIHAAYLTGRRTWADWTLQVGLRAERTQTEAYSVTARNTVDRTYLNLFPNVSLTRTVGDKHQFLYSFSRRIDRPDYQYLNPFIRIFSPYAYQQGNPYLKPQFTDAFQVAYSYKEETTISFGYNRTRDVIVDINEQNDATGETRITFTNLAEQTNMGINVSAPIRITPWWSSRNSASVFHTAYQAEIGGTPLDYSWLATNLTSNHSFVFANGITAELSASYNSPYVYSQNKMQAFGQLSVGVQKTLWQKKATLRFNWSDLFQTQRFRGTVQFQNMDFNFATYSETRVARLTFTYNFGNREIKGAGNRRTVSEDEQRRMN, from the coding sequence ATGAAGATATTTCTCCTTGTTCTCGTTATTTTTTTAGTTCCAGGTGATCTACTGGCTCAACAGTCAAAATCTGGAATCGTTACGGGTTCGGTGCAGGATACGAGTGGAAGACCGTTAGGCATGATGAGCCTACTACTGCTCAAAGCCACCGACTCGACTCTGGTGAAAGCGGCTGTCAGTAATGCGCGTGGGCATTACGACATTGGGTTAATTCCTCCCGGAACCTACCGGATGTCTGGTTCACAGGTGGGCTATCAGAAAGTCTATTCCGAAGTATTCACAGTCGGTGATGAGCAATGGAAAATCCAACTGTTGCCGTTGACCATGCAGGAAGAAACCCGACAATTGACCAATGTGACCGTAAAAGCACAAAAGCCATTCATTGACCAGCAGATAGACAAAACGGTTCTGAACGTTGAGAATAGTATTGTGGCAAGTGGTGGAACTGCACTCGAAGTGCTTGAAAAAGCACCCGGCGTTGTTGTCGATCTACAATCGGAACGCATTAGCCTGAGAGGACGTGAAAATGTGCTGGTCATGATCGACGGAAAGCCGACGTACCTGTCTGGCAATCAGGTCCTGGATCTGTTACGCAACACGCCCAGTAATACCGTCGAGACCATTGAACTGATCACGAATCCACCGGCTCGCTACGATGCTGCCGGAACCGCTGGCATTATCAACATTCGCCTGAAACGTAATAAATCAAGCCAGCCGCTTAACGGTAATCTGACCACCGGGATGGGGCAGGGGCGTTTCCCGAAATACAATACGGCCCTTACGCTTAATGCCCGAAAAGACAACTGGAGTCTGTTCGGTAACTATGCCTTCGATCAGCGCGATTACTGGTCAGTAGCCACCATTGACCGGCGGTTTACATCGGCCGGGCAACCTAGGCTGATTCGGCAGGACGGCTATCGACCCATTCAGAACACGACCCATACTTTACGGCTCGGCGCTGATTATGCGCTGGATAAACACAATACGATCGGTGTTTTGCTGAATGGCACCAGCGTCAGTAACAAATCGCAGGGAGGAACGGATAGCGACATTTTCAAATCCGGTGTTCTGACAACCTCCGAGCGAACACAGAATGACAACAGACGGAGCATTGATCGGTTGGCAGCAAACCTGAATTTCCGGCATCGATTCGACACGACAGGCCGAGGCAGTAAAGGGCGGGAGCTTATGGTGGATGTCGATTATTCCGATGCGTCGTTTCGGCCGACTGAGCAGTTCGAAACCCGATTTCTAGATGACCAGGGATTAGAAACAGGGCCTCGGGATTTTCAGCGCCTGACTACAAAATCAAAGGCGCTGATTCGAGCCGCAAAAATCGATTATAGTCACCCCATCGATAAACAAACCACTTTTGAGGCTGGTTGGAAAAGCAGTTATGTGACGCTGAATAACGATTTGCTGGTTGAAACTAAACTTGCTGAAAATGGGCAAAATGTTCCCTGGCAGGTAGACAACGGCCGAACCAATCAGTTCGAATACCGGGAGATCATCCATGCAGCCTATCTTACGGGTCGTCGTACCTGGGCCGACTGGACCTTGCAGGTCGGCCTTCGTGCAGAACGAACGCAGACAGAGGCTTATTCAGTTACAGCCCGGAATACCGTCGACCGTACCTATCTGAATCTGTTCCCCAATGTGTCGCTTACACGCACGGTTGGCGATAAACATCAGTTTCTGTACTCGTTTAGCCGTCGAATCGATCGCCCGGATTACCAATATCTGAATCCGTTCATCCGGATTTTTAGCCCGTACGCCTATCAGCAGGGGAACCCGTACCTGAAACCGCAATTCACTGACGCCTTCCAGGTTGCCTACAGTTATAAAGAAGAAACGACAATTAGTTTTGGCTACAACCGAACCCGAGATGTGATTGTCGATATTAATGAACAGAACGATGCGACGGGCGAGACCCGGATCACCTTTACAAACCTGGCCGAGCAAACGAACATGGGAATTAATGTGAGCGCGCCCATCCGAATTACGCCCTGGTGGTCATCCCGAAATTCGGCGAGCGTATTTCATACTGCCTATCAGGCCGAGATCGGTGGTACTCCGTTGGATTATAGCTGGTTAGCTACGAATCTGACGAGCAATCATTCGTTCGTTTTTGCGAATGGTATCACCGCCGAACTGTCAGCATCTTACAATTCACCCTATGTATACAGTCAGAATAAAATGCAGGCATTCGGGCAACTAAGCGTTGGGGTTCAGAAAACACTCTGGCAAAAGAAAGCGACGTTACGTTTTAACTGGAGCGATTTGTTTCAGACGCAACGGTTTCGGGGAACGGTTCAATTCCAGAATATGGATTTCAACTTTGCGACCTATAGCGAAACCCGCGTTGCCCGACTGACATTTACGTACAATTTTGGCAATCGGGAGATCAAAGGAGCAGGTAATCGTCGGACGGTTTCCGAAGATGAACAACGTCGAATGAACTAA